The following proteins are co-located in the Nocardia bhagyanarayanae genome:
- a CDS encoding PH domain-containing protein, producing MSSPHQSVPPAKSSHTSESGSDTGRPEAKVIRIQPLAYLGVVVLALCVFLFFVGWPAALWWLLVLPVVVAAWVARTRTVVSDAGLDLRTLFGSRHIDWDQIKGVSIPKRGFVRAHLTDESEVRLPAVSYDQLRTLIAASKGRLPDLFGAAAAAEAERDAEERASAESAGDASEGPTEGAESAEAAEKDRKSDD from the coding sequence GTGTCATCACCGCATCAGTCCGTGCCACCGGCTAAATCGTCCCATACCTCCGAGTCGGGATCGGATACGGGTCGGCCGGAGGCCAAGGTCATCCGCATTCAGCCGCTCGCCTACCTCGGCGTGGTCGTGCTCGCGCTGTGCGTGTTCTTGTTCTTCGTCGGCTGGCCCGCCGCCCTGTGGTGGCTGCTGGTGCTGCCCGTCGTAGTGGCCGCCTGGGTGGCGCGCACCCGGACCGTCGTCTCCGACGCCGGGTTGGACCTGCGCACGCTCTTCGGTTCGCGGCACATCGACTGGGACCAGATCAAGGGTGTGAGCATTCCCAAGCGCGGGTTCGTGCGCGCGCACCTGACCGACGAGTCGGAGGTGCGGCTGCCCGCGGTGAGCTACGACCAGCTGCGCACGCTGATCGCCGCGTCGAAGGGACGGCTGCCCGATCTGTTCGGCGCGGCCGCGGCGGCCGAGGCCGAGCGGGACGCGGAGGAGCGGGCGAGCGCGGAGTCGGCCGGAGACGCGAGCGAGGGGCCGACCGAAGGCGCGGAGTCGGCCGAGGCAGCGGAAAAGGATCGCAAGTCCGACGACTGA
- a CDS encoding acetolactate synthase large subunit, translating to MSAPTARPGPSARRSAPSATQQASPAGNPTTTANRRQVPPERVTGAQSVVRSLEELGVDTVFGIPGGAILPVYDPLFDSTKVRHVLVRHEQGAGHAATGYAQATGKVGVCMATSGPGATNLVTPIADAQMDSVPIVAITGQVGRGLIGTDAFQEADISGITMPITKHNFLITDGADIPRMIAEAFYLAASGRPGAVLVDIPKDVLQAQTTFSWPPEMRLPGYRPVTKPHGKQVREAARMIMEAKAPVLYVGGGVIKADASAELLELAELTGIPVVTTLMARGAFPDSHQLNMGMPGMHGTVGAVAALQRSDLLITLGARFDDRVTGQLDSFAPGAKVIHADIDPAEIGKNRHADVPIVGDCREVITELIETLKADPAAGEAPLLDISEWWSYLDGVRKQYPLGWTPPKDGSLSPEFVIDALGRLAGPEAIYCAGVGQHQMWAAQFIKYEKPRTWLNSGGLGTMGYAVPAAMGAKMGAPEKEVWAVDGDGCFQMTNQELATCAVEGVPIKVALINNGNLGMVRQWQTLFYEERYSNTDLGTHTLRIPDFVKLAEALGCHGIRVEKEEDVEAAIREAQSINDRPVVIDFIVGKDAQVWPMVAAGTSNDEIMAARGIRPLFDEDEQAAEPAVIHEAMAHDKNKGTDA from the coding sequence GTGAGCGCACCAACCGCACGGCCCGGGCCCTCGGCCCGCAGGTCAGCGCCTTCGGCTACTCAGCAGGCATCGCCCGCTGGCAACCCGACGACCACGGCGAACCGCCGCCAGGTCCCGCCCGAGCGGGTCACCGGCGCGCAGTCTGTCGTCCGGTCGCTCGAGGAGCTCGGCGTCGACACCGTATTCGGCATTCCCGGCGGCGCGATTCTCCCGGTGTACGACCCGCTCTTCGACTCCACCAAGGTCCGCCACGTGCTGGTGCGCCACGAGCAGGGCGCCGGTCACGCGGCCACCGGTTACGCGCAGGCGACCGGCAAGGTCGGTGTGTGTATGGCCACATCCGGCCCCGGCGCGACCAACCTGGTGACGCCGATCGCCGACGCCCAGATGGACTCGGTGCCGATCGTCGCGATCACCGGTCAGGTCGGCCGCGGCCTGATCGGCACCGACGCCTTCCAGGAAGCCGACATCTCCGGCATCACCATGCCGATCACCAAGCACAACTTCCTGATCACCGACGGCGCCGACATCCCGCGCATGATCGCCGAGGCGTTCTACCTGGCCGCCTCCGGCCGTCCGGGCGCGGTGCTCGTCGACATCCCGAAGGACGTGCTGCAGGCGCAGACCACCTTCAGCTGGCCGCCGGAGATGCGGCTGCCCGGCTACCGTCCCGTCACCAAGCCGCACGGCAAGCAGGTGCGCGAGGCCGCGCGGATGATCATGGAGGCCAAGGCCCCCGTGCTGTACGTGGGCGGCGGCGTGATCAAGGCCGACGCCTCGGCCGAGCTGCTGGAATTGGCGGAGCTGACCGGCATCCCGGTGGTCACCACCCTGATGGCGCGCGGCGCGTTCCCCGACAGCCACCAGCTGAACATGGGCATGCCCGGCATGCACGGCACCGTGGGCGCGGTCGCGGCCCTGCAGAGGTCGGACCTGCTGATCACCCTCGGCGCCCGCTTCGACGACCGCGTCACCGGTCAGCTGGACTCGTTCGCGCCCGGCGCCAAGGTGATCCACGCCGACATAGACCCGGCCGAAATCGGCAAGAACCGCCACGCCGACGTCCCGATCGTTGGCGACTGCCGTGAGGTCATCACCGAGCTGATCGAGACCCTCAAGGCCGACCCGGCCGCGGGCGAGGCTCCGCTGCTGGACATCTCGGAGTGGTGGTCCTACCTGGACGGCGTGCGCAAGCAGTACCCGCTCGGCTGGACCCCGCCGAAGGACGGTTCGCTGTCGCCGGAGTTCGTCATCGACGCGCTCGGCCGCCTGGCCGGGCCGGAGGCGATCTACTGCGCGGGCGTCGGCCAGCACCAGATGTGGGCCGCCCAGTTCATCAAGTACGAGAAGCCGCGCACCTGGCTGAATTCCGGTGGTCTCGGCACCATGGGCTACGCCGTCCCGGCCGCCATGGGCGCCAAGATGGGCGCGCCGGAGAAGGAAGTGTGGGCGGTCGACGGTGACGGCTGCTTCCAGATGACCAACCAGGAGCTGGCCACCTGCGCCGTCGAGGGCGTGCCGATCAAGGTCGCGCTGATCAACAACGGCAACCTGGGCATGGTCCGGCAGTGGCAGACCCTCTTCTACGAGGAGCGCTACTCCAACACCGACCTGGGCACGCACACCCTGCGCATCCCCGACTTCGTCAAGCTGGCCGAGGCGCTGGGCTGCCACGGCATCCGCGTGGAGAAGGAAGAGGACGTCGAGGCCGCGATCCGCGAGGCGCAGTCCATCAACGACCGTCCGGTGGTGATCGATTTCATCGTCGGCAAGGACGCCCAGGTGTGGCCGATGGTCGCCGCGGGCACCAGCAACGACGAGATCATGGCCGCTCGCGGCATCCGCCCGCTGTTCGACGAGGACGAGCAGGCCGCCGAGCCCGCGGTGATCCACGAGGCGATGGCGCACGACAAGAACAAGGGGACCGACGCATGA
- the ilvN gene encoding acetolactate synthase small subunit, which produces MSSTHTLSVLVEDKPGVLARVASLFSRRGFNIESLAVGGTEIPEISRMTIVVTVEDLPLEQVTKQLNKLVNVIKIVEQDADASVARELILVKVRADASVRTQVIEAVQLFRAKVIDVSPDALTIEATGTRSKLDALLRMLEPYGIREIVQSGVVAVGRGPKSITATR; this is translated from the coding sequence ATGAGCAGCACCCACACCCTGAGTGTCCTCGTGGAGGACAAGCCGGGCGTGTTGGCGCGGGTGGCGAGTCTGTTCTCGCGCCGCGGGTTCAACATCGAGTCGCTCGCGGTCGGCGGCACCGAGATCCCGGAGATCTCGCGCATGACGATCGTCGTGACGGTCGAGGACCTGCCGCTCGAGCAGGTCACCAAGCAGCTCAACAAGCTGGTGAACGTCATCAAGATCGTCGAGCAGGACGCCGACGCCTCGGTGGCGCGCGAGCTGATCCTGGTCAAGGTGCGCGCCGACGCGAGCGTGCGCACCCAGGTGATCGAGGCCGTGCAGTTGTTCCGCGCCAAGGTGATCGACGTTTCGCCGGACGCGCTGACCATCGAGGCGACCGGAACCCGGTCCAAGCTGGACGCGCTGCTGCGCATGCTCGAGCCGTACGGCATCCGCGAGATCGTGCAGTCGGGTGTCGTGGCGGTGGGTCGCGGACCCAAGTCGATCACCGCGACGCGCTAG
- the ilvC gene encoding ketol-acid reductoisomerase — protein MFYDDDADLSIIQGRKVAVIGYGSQGHAHSLSLRDSGVDVRVGLAEGSKSRVKAEEAGLTVGTPAEVSEWADVIMVLAPDTAQASIFTNDIEPNLKDGDALFFGHGLNIHFGLIKPPANVTIGMVAPKGPGHLVRRQFVDGKGVPALIAIDQDPKGEGQALALSYAKGIGGTRAGVIKTTFKEETETDLFGEQAVLCGGTEELVKTGFEVMVEAGYAPEMAYFEVLHELKLIVDLMYEGGIARMNYSVSDTAEFGGYLSGPRVIDADTKERMKAILKDIQDGTFVKRLVANVEGGNKELEGLRKKNAEHPIEVTGAKLRGLMSWVDRPITETA, from the coding sequence ATGTTCTACGACGACGACGCCGACCTGTCGATCATCCAGGGCCGCAAGGTCGCTGTCATCGGCTACGGCAGCCAGGGCCACGCGCACTCGCTGAGCCTGCGCGACTCCGGCGTGGACGTCCGCGTCGGTCTCGCTGAGGGTTCCAAGTCTCGGGTCAAGGCCGAGGAGGCGGGTCTGACCGTCGGCACCCCGGCCGAGGTCTCCGAGTGGGCCGACGTGATCATGGTGCTCGCGCCCGACACCGCGCAGGCGTCCATCTTCACCAACGACATCGAGCCGAACCTGAAGGACGGCGACGCGCTGTTCTTCGGCCACGGCCTGAACATCCACTTCGGCCTGATCAAGCCCCCGGCGAACGTCACCATCGGCATGGTCGCGCCGAAGGGCCCCGGCCACCTGGTGCGTCGCCAGTTCGTCGACGGCAAGGGCGTTCCCGCGCTCATCGCGATCGACCAGGACCCGAAGGGCGAGGGCCAGGCGCTGGCGCTGTCCTACGCCAAGGGCATCGGCGGCACCCGCGCGGGCGTCATCAAGACCACCTTCAAGGAAGAGACCGAGACCGACCTGTTCGGTGAGCAGGCCGTGCTGTGCGGTGGCACCGAGGAACTGGTGAAGACCGGTTTCGAGGTCATGGTCGAGGCCGGTTACGCGCCGGAGATGGCCTACTTCGAGGTGCTGCACGAGCTGAAGCTGATCGTCGACCTGATGTACGAGGGCGGCATCGCGCGGATGAACTACTCGGTGTCCGACACCGCGGAGTTCGGTGGCTACCTGTCGGGCCCGCGGGTCATCGACGCCGACACCAAGGAGCGGATGAAGGCGATCCTGAAGGACATTCAGGACGGCACCTTCGTCAAGCGTCTCGTCGCGAACGTCGAGGGCGGTAACAAGGAGCTCGAGGGTCTGCGGAAGAAGAACGCCGAGCACCCGATCGAGGTCACCGGCGCCAAGCTGCGCGGCCTGATGAGCTGGGTCGACCGGCCGATCACCGAGACCGCGTAA
- a CDS encoding DUF2252 domain-containing protein, which yields MTISSAAAQGSAGASFGRAARKRVPRSALGAWRAPADRIDPVTVLERQAATRVPELVPIRYARMAAGPFPFLRGAPAIMAADLAASEITELTVQLCGDAHLSNFGLFASPERSLVFDLNDFDETLPGPFEWDVQRLVASVAVAARANGRADTDAEQAVLAAARGYRESMRRLARLDGMTVWYERVDADEVAALIRKPKRRKSVERTLDAARARTSLQALAKLTEPDADGIPRIRHHPPLVTPLAEREANAVSAVFADYRGSLPEERRVLLDRHRLVDVARKVVGVGSVGTRCFIVLLADRDTAGPLFLQVKEAEESVLSPHLAPSRFRHQGHRVVHGQRLTQAASDIFLGWATGPEGRHYYWRQLRDMKGSAVIENMSRPVLADYARLCGQSLARAHARSGDRVAIAAYLGTGDAFDRAMVEFALAYADQTLHDHKALLAAIETGRVRAAAPGT from the coding sequence ATGACGATCTCGTCCGCCGCTGCCCAAGGGTCGGCCGGCGCCTCGTTCGGACGCGCGGCGCGCAAACGGGTCCCGCGTTCCGCGCTCGGCGCCTGGCGGGCTCCGGCCGACCGCATCGATCCGGTTACCGTCCTGGAACGCCAGGCCGCCACCCGCGTCCCGGAGCTCGTGCCCATTCGCTACGCGCGGATGGCCGCGGGTCCGTTCCCGTTTCTGCGCGGCGCGCCCGCCATCATGGCCGCCGACCTCGCCGCGTCGGAGATCACCGAACTGACCGTGCAGCTGTGCGGCGACGCGCACCTGTCGAACTTCGGCCTGTTCGCCTCGCCGGAACGCTCGCTGGTGTTCGACCTGAACGATTTCGACGAAACATTGCCCGGTCCGTTCGAGTGGGATGTGCAGCGCTTGGTCGCCAGCGTCGCGGTGGCCGCGCGCGCGAACGGGCGTGCCGACACCGACGCCGAACAGGCCGTACTCGCCGCGGCCCGCGGCTATCGCGAGTCGATGCGCAGGCTGGCCAGGCTCGACGGGATGACCGTCTGGTACGAACGGGTCGACGCCGACGAAGTCGCGGCGTTGATTCGCAAACCCAAGCGGCGCAAGAGCGTCGAGCGGACCCTCGACGCGGCCCGCGCCCGCACCAGTTTGCAGGCGCTGGCCAAGCTCACCGAGCCCGACGCCGACGGCATCCCGCGCATCCGGCACCATCCGCCGTTGGTGACGCCGTTGGCGGAGCGGGAAGCGAACGCTGTCTCGGCGGTGTTCGCCGACTACCGCGGCAGCCTGCCGGAGGAGCGCCGCGTCTTGCTGGACCGGCACCGGCTGGTCGACGTCGCACGGAAGGTGGTGGGCGTCGGCAGCGTCGGCACCCGCTGCTTCATCGTCCTGCTCGCCGACCGCGACACGGCGGGTCCGCTGTTCCTCCAGGTCAAGGAGGCCGAGGAGTCCGTGCTCAGCCCGCATCTCGCGCCGAGCCGGTTCCGGCACCAAGGTCACCGGGTGGTGCACGGCCAACGACTCACGCAGGCGGCCAGCGACATCTTCCTCGGCTGGGCCACCGGACCCGAGGGGCGGCACTACTACTGGCGCCAGCTGCGAGACATGAAGGGCTCCGCGGTGATCGAGAACATGTCCCGCCCGGTGCTCGCCGACTACGCCAGGCTGTGCGGGCAGAGCTTGGCGCGCGCCCACGCCCGCTCCGGCGATCGCGTCGCCATCGCCGCCTACCTCGGCACCGGTGACGCGTTCGACCGGGCGATGGTGGAGTTCGCCCTCGCCTACGCGGATCAGACACTCCACGACCACAAGGCGTTGCTCGCGGCGATCGAGACCGGTCGCGTGCGCGCCGCCGCGCCCGGGACGTGA
- a CDS encoding AAA family ATPase — MSRFFDSVDQVARRLTDAGYLPSLDIATAVFLAGHLGKPLLIEGPAGVGKTELAKAVAAATEAELIRLQCYEGIDEARALYEWNHAKQLLRITAADSADWNRTRDHVFTEEFLLDRPLLAAIRNPDPTVLLIDELDKADVELEGLLLEVLGDFQVSIPELGTVTAVRKPFVIVTSNANRDLSEALKRRCLYLHIDYPTAELERAIVRMKVPELDEALGEPVVRVVGALRELPLRKAPSIAETVDWAKTLVALGARNLTNGVVRSTLGVLLKYQADHRIAVERLALSEPESDRR; from the coding sequence ATGAGTAGGTTTTTCGATTCGGTCGACCAGGTGGCCCGGCGTCTCACCGACGCGGGCTACCTGCCGTCGCTGGACATCGCCACGGCCGTGTTCCTCGCCGGGCACCTCGGCAAGCCGCTGCTGATCGAGGGTCCGGCGGGCGTCGGCAAGACCGAGCTGGCCAAGGCCGTGGCCGCGGCGACCGAGGCGGAACTGATCCGCCTGCAGTGCTACGAGGGCATCGACGAGGCGCGCGCCCTCTACGAGTGGAACCACGCCAAGCAGCTGCTGCGCATCACCGCCGCCGACAGCGCGGACTGGAACCGAACCCGCGATCACGTCTTCACCGAGGAGTTCCTGCTCGACCGCCCGCTGCTGGCCGCCATCCGCAACCCCGACCCCACCGTGCTGCTCATCGACGAACTCGACAAGGCCGATGTCGAGCTGGAGGGTCTGCTGCTCGAGGTGCTCGGCGACTTCCAGGTCAGCATCCCCGAACTCGGCACCGTCACCGCGGTCCGCAAGCCGTTCGTCATCGTTACCTCCAACGCCAACCGGGACCTGTCCGAGGCGCTGAAGCGGCGCTGCCTGTACCTGCACATCGACTACCCGACGGCCGAGCTCGAGCGCGCGATCGTCCGGATGAAGGTGCCGGAGCTGGACGAGGCGCTCGGCGAGCCGGTGGTGCGGGTGGTCGGCGCGCTGCGCGAGTTGCCGCTGCGCAAGGCGCCGTCGATCGCCGAGACCGTCGATTGGGCGAAGACTTTGGTCGCGTTGGGGGCGCGGAACCTGACCAACGGGGTGGTGCGCTCGACGCTCGGCGTGCTGCTGAAATACCAAGCCGACCACCGGATCGCGGTCGAGCGGCTGGCGTTGTCCGAACCGGAGAGCGACCGGCGATGA
- a CDS encoding vWA domain-containing protein: protein MSASPRHDFRPGSSETLTDRLVDFVGLLREHGIHAGPSETVDAASAIVALGVENRERLRSGLAACLLRRNGQRAVFDQLFDLYFLTAERPEPATVPESVETLRERLAAALAADDQAALAELASQSLTELGGYGGAGGAGQSSRPVTTASGAGWSSYQTMKALRPEELLDRVVAGMGGAGELDSAVHTIEAQRRLRSFRTAVQTQARLRSADLRGTDYIARRGVETATDRIDFLGAREQDLAEMRRLVNPLARKLATRLAARRRKAVRGQIDMRRTLRRSMATGGVPVDPVLRARKHGRPDLVVLADLSGSVTGFAEFTLQLVQALQDQFSKVRSFGFIDTCDEITGFFTPGEPPQPGLSARIIREASVSRFGSSNYGEAFRTFADTQLDILGPRTSLLILGDARTNRTDPNLAALQAMTDRAKHAHWLNPEPARSWSTGDSAASTYAEHVTMHECRNVRQLTEVISRLSCVVL, encoded by the coding sequence GTGAGTGCGTCCCCTCGACACGACTTTCGACCCGGGTCGAGCGAAACGCTGACCGATCGTCTCGTCGACTTCGTCGGCCTCCTCCGTGAACACGGAATCCACGCGGGCCCCAGCGAAACCGTCGACGCCGCGTCGGCGATCGTCGCTCTCGGCGTCGAGAACCGCGAACGCCTGCGCTCCGGTCTGGCCGCCTGCCTGCTGCGCCGCAACGGCCAACGCGCCGTCTTCGACCAGCTCTTCGATCTCTATTTCCTGACCGCCGAACGGCCAGAGCCCGCAACGGTTCCCGAGTCCGTCGAGACGCTGCGCGAACGGCTCGCCGCGGCGCTGGCCGCCGACGATCAGGCCGCGCTCGCCGAACTCGCGAGCCAATCCCTCACCGAGCTGGGCGGTTACGGCGGCGCGGGCGGCGCGGGTCAATCGTCGCGGCCCGTCACCACCGCGTCGGGTGCCGGTTGGTCTTCGTACCAGACCATGAAAGCCCTTCGCCCGGAAGAACTTCTGGATCGTGTCGTCGCCGGCATGGGTGGCGCGGGCGAACTCGATTCCGCCGTCCACACCATCGAGGCCCAACGCAGGCTGCGCTCGTTCCGCACCGCCGTCCAAACCCAGGCCCGCCTCCGCTCCGCCGACCTACGCGGCACCGACTACATCGCCCGCCGCGGCGTCGAAACGGCAACGGACCGAATCGATTTCCTCGGTGCCCGCGAACAAGACCTCGCCGAGATGCGCCGCCTCGTCAACCCTTTGGCCCGCAAACTCGCGACCCGCCTCGCAGCCCGCCGCCGCAAGGCCGTCCGCGGCCAGATCGACATGCGCCGCACCCTGCGCCGCTCCATGGCCACCGGCGGCGTCCCCGTCGACCCGGTGCTGCGCGCCCGCAAACACGGCCGCCCCGACCTCGTCGTCCTCGCCGACCTCTCCGGCTCCGTCACCGGCTTCGCCGAGTTCACCCTCCAACTCGTCCAAGCCCTGCAAGACCAATTCAGCAAAGTCCGCAGCTTCGGCTTCATCGACACTTGCGACGAGATCACCGGCTTCTTCACCCCCGGCGAACCACCGCAGCCCGGCCTCTCCGCCCGAATCATCCGCGAGGCCAGCGTCTCCCGCTTCGGCAGCAGCAACTACGGCGAAGCCTTCCGCACCTTCGCCGACACCCAGCTCGACATCCTCGGCCCCCGCACCTCCCTCCTCATCCTCGGCGACGCCCGCACCAACCGCACCGACCCGAATCTTGCTGCCCTGCAAGCAATGACCGACCGAGCCAAACACGCCCACTGGTTGAACCCCGAACCCGCCCGCTCCTGGTCCACCGGCGACTCCGCGGCATCGACCTACGCCGAGCACGTCACCATGCACGAGTGCCGCAACGTGCGCCAGCTGACCGAGGTAATCTCCCGCCTCTCCTGCGTAGTGCTGTAA
- a CDS encoding very short patch repair endonuclease, translating into MARSPNEGSWASSPGRRRNMQANRSQDTQPELAVRRRLHGEGLRYRIAVAPVPGLRRRADIVFTRARIAVFIDGCFWHGCPAHGRQSFKRNVDYWRTKIAMNVARDRETNSRLKSEGWTVLRYWEHEDADLVARDIVRIVRQAQLRPTKGPRSSLTRGLGMYPQPDRDLESD; encoded by the coding sequence ATGGCACGTAGCCCTAACGAGGGGTCGTGGGCGTCATCGCCCGGCCGCCGACGGAACATGCAGGCGAACCGATCGCAAGATACGCAGCCTGAGCTGGCGGTCCGGCGACGACTGCATGGCGAGGGGCTTCGGTACCGCATTGCTGTAGCACCTGTACCGGGCCTGCGCCGGAGAGCCGATATCGTTTTTACGAGGGCCCGCATTGCTGTCTTTATAGACGGATGCTTTTGGCACGGCTGCCCAGCGCACGGTCGACAGTCGTTCAAGCGCAACGTCGATTATTGGCGGACCAAGATAGCAATGAATGTTGCTCGCGATAGGGAAACCAACAGCAGGTTAAAGTCTGAAGGGTGGACGGTGTTGAGGTACTGGGAACACGAGGACGCTGACTTGGTCGCCCGAGATATCGTGCGGATTGTGCGCCAGGCACAACTTAGGCCAACAAAAGGTCCGCGAAGTAGCCTAACCCGGGGTCTCGGAATGTACCCACAACCAGACCGCGATCTAGAAAGCGATTGA
- the drmB gene encoding DrmB family protein, translating into MPTGDLARLQPGRSRRSRGGGRVTTGSIRRAQLVTPFGVGAMSVLVNGTSVITAGLDHWYSVDDPTQLELDEYQAQDWRLEARLRVREFRLPPDYRPRQRGKDLRNTNLSVPVLRFPRWSFCMYCKRLELSPLTMAQPVECPDSKHKQDADGRKKRPPRMSQVPFIAICAHGHLDDFPFREWVHRSHSPGCRGTLRLESRGGGGLEGQVVVCDPSSMPKGCSAERSLDGIMNSHWENQVERTHLTDQLAADERPFYCTGSRPWLAELDGSCSQPIRGALRGAGNVYFPKVESSIYLPRQVGAVSAELHKLMNRADVRPILRILNRIDGAGVTAAQIRAELPHELFKPMTDHELLAGYRDMFGHGSFGDSGSLDDSMAGGNEDAEDAVETLTGNDEWRYPEYQLLREIPVDDLLTSTDPGVHEELSSFLDRVRRLETLTETRALRGFTRVRDEGLKLTRGKRLLRRRQLPIEHDWLPAYVVKGEGIYLELDQQRLEDWEQRPKVIARSQKIIDHHSNVARQRGLQQRQISPRFVLLHTLGHLLMNELVFACGYSSASLRERLYVSERPNHRMAGLLIYTAAGDSEGTMGGLVRMARPDALWSVVANALSGARWCSTDPVCMDMGEKGQGPDSCNLAACHGCALVPETSCEEFNRFLDRGLVVGTFRDPGLGYFADLLLA; encoded by the coding sequence GTGCCGACTGGAGATCTCGCTCGATTACAACCGGGACGCAGCCGCCGCAGCCGAGGCGGCGGACGAGTGACTACAGGCAGCATCCGGCGTGCACAGTTGGTGACGCCTTTTGGCGTCGGTGCCATGAGTGTCCTGGTAAATGGAACCTCGGTAATCACAGCCGGCCTCGACCACTGGTACTCAGTGGATGACCCGACCCAACTTGAGCTCGATGAGTACCAAGCGCAGGACTGGCGCTTGGAAGCTCGCTTGCGGGTTCGCGAATTCCGGCTCCCGCCCGACTATCGGCCTCGACAGCGTGGAAAAGACTTGCGCAATACCAACCTGAGTGTTCCTGTGCTGCGGTTCCCGCGTTGGTCGTTCTGCATGTACTGTAAGCGGTTGGAACTCAGTCCCCTTACGATGGCTCAGCCCGTCGAATGCCCGGACTCGAAGCACAAGCAAGACGCCGACGGTCGCAAGAAGAGGCCGCCTCGTATGTCACAGGTGCCCTTTATCGCCATCTGCGCTCACGGTCACCTCGACGACTTCCCATTCAGGGAATGGGTTCACCGCAGCCACAGCCCGGGTTGCAGAGGAACGTTGCGGCTGGAGTCGCGTGGCGGCGGTGGACTGGAGGGCCAGGTCGTAGTCTGTGATCCCAGCAGTATGCCGAAGGGGTGCAGCGCAGAGCGGTCGCTCGATGGGATCATGAACTCGCACTGGGAAAACCAGGTAGAGCGTACCCATCTCACCGACCAGTTGGCCGCCGACGAAAGACCGTTCTATTGCACCGGTTCGCGGCCTTGGTTGGCCGAGCTCGACGGTAGCTGCAGTCAGCCGATACGCGGTGCCCTGCGCGGCGCGGGGAACGTCTATTTCCCGAAGGTCGAATCTTCGATCTACCTGCCTCGCCAGGTCGGAGCGGTGAGCGCGGAGCTGCACAAGCTGATGAACCGGGCCGATGTACGGCCGATACTGCGAATTCTGAATAGAATCGACGGTGCCGGTGTGACTGCTGCCCAGATCCGCGCTGAGCTGCCGCACGAACTGTTCAAGCCGATGACGGACCATGAACTGCTGGCGGGCTATCGGGACATGTTCGGGCACGGCAGTTTTGGGGACTCGGGCTCCTTGGATGACTCTATGGCGGGAGGCAACGAGGATGCTGAAGACGCTGTTGAGACGCTTACCGGGAACGATGAATGGCGCTACCCCGAGTATCAACTGCTCCGTGAGATCCCCGTCGATGACCTACTCACTTCAACCGATCCGGGCGTACATGAAGAACTCTCAAGCTTTCTCGACCGGGTACGACGACTGGAGACACTGACCGAGACGCGTGCACTGCGCGGCTTCACTCGCGTGCGCGATGAGGGCTTGAAGCTGACACGAGGGAAGAGGCTGCTGCGTCGCCGTCAATTACCAATCGAGCACGACTGGCTCCCGGCATACGTTGTCAAGGGCGAAGGCATCTATTTAGAACTAGACCAACAGCGCCTCGAAGATTGGGAACAGCGGCCGAAAGTGATAGCGCGGTCACAAAAGATCATCGATCACCATAGCAACGTCGCCCGGCAGCGAGGGTTGCAGCAGCGCCAGATCAGCCCACGATTTGTCCTGCTCCACACGCTCGGACACCTGCTGATGAATGAACTCGTCTTCGCCTGCGGCTACAGTTCAGCATCGCTCCGTGAGCGTCTCTACGTTTCCGAGAGACCAAACCACCGGATGGCTGGGCTACTTATCTACACGGCGGCTGGAGACTCCGAGGGAACCATGGGCGGGCTCGTCCGGATGGCACGACCCGATGCACTTTGGTCGGTCGTGGCCAATGCGCTCAGCGGGGCTAGGTGGTGTTCAACCGACCCCGTTTGCATGGACATGGGGGAAAAGGGCCAGGGGCCTGACTCATGCAACTTGGCCGCCTGCCACGGCTGCGCGCTCGTCCCCGAAACCAGCTGTGAGGAGTTCAATCGCTTTCTAGATCGCGGTCTGGTTGTGGGTACATTCCGAGACCCCGGGTTAGGCTACTTCGCGGACCTTTTGTTGGCCTAA